A region of Schistosoma mansoni strain Puerto Rico chromosome 1, complete genome DNA encodes the following proteins:
- a CDS encoding putative acidic fibroblast growth factor intracellular binding protein — MEMFYLWVHGRTISQACTIMAQSPSVEEYGMTNDMLAAHVRDHFAQFTLLESGLRHPNSFMQDCAYHQLTPETRKQLIHLYYSLDESFLREFVGKRLSNKSRRELSDIAERCELQLRSCKRQFDNLSCVARRTEDLPGPLTDNIKNCFLLPEWLAECYAAVIFITSNRFETSKKCLSYLTFENLAYCAGQLMTHWSTSGKDPKGEPVVSIDLDLQFFHDLKECKPLIEKKEYLDKHKLLVIRNLSEIQAKIVLANLESNFKPISKAVINLACGLSHAREMRNFFLDIIEKLIEPMRALNWPSKEVKMFFDAYHNTVKALPPGSTLPLFGKLKWFSIENLTNVNKLHKLMSIHSNECLNTTIQMFNSCWNYIRQKFIEYLIPIGNNNDRVIIEKFERIQRNGTIRTINNVTYMNFLNALCLTACYSRYQKNLEPIINNHIVCPFPCVIQNDCPFNVCKNYGIFTHEYECPCDNSSKWNRDSNECLPDSIYKIRQTRNYPDMLTKEKILRQRNPRNCEPNSKCSKNGTLFCTMDSNYEYTICVCKLDYHGNYCQDKINACLFRIEHHLQPNGGTLIAGNTACNVNSSGNKCIALISAEGDASYQCQCNETHWIPNIELPYPNCLQKLTKCDSVVCVHGFCVSNNHIDQAKCVCNPGYSGLACEEWVGVWSKWSEWDQCRPACGNMRYSLRQRDCLSMKLGNKSKLCLGSPIDYIKCSEHLCTYKGISYPNLYSSIQQNVSAINFTFNVIVCVTVVVIWSLLFLASIKSFYGLLKKLYPQRRQIKMKTSRRVTLGQNESEMSMNRRESVNNNIREGIDETNNVNG, encoded by the exons ATGGAAATGTTTTACTTATGGGTACATGGACGAACTA TCTCTCAGGCTTGCACAATCATGGCTCAATCGCCTTCAGTAGAGGAGTATGGTATGACAAACGATATGTTGGCCGCACATGTCAGAGACCACTTTGCTCAGTTCACACTTTTGGAATCAGGTTTACGACATCCAAATTCTTTCATGCAAGATTGTGCATACCACCAGCTTACACCAGAAACTCGCAAGCAGTTGATTCACTT ATACTATTCCCTTGATGAGAGTTTTTTACGTGAATTTGTTGGCAAAAGATTATCAAATAAATCCAGACGGGAATTATCTGATATTGCAGAAAGATGCGAACTTCAACTAAGGAGTTGTAAAAGGCAGTTCGATAACCTGTCGTGTGTTGCCCGCCGGACTGAAGATTTGCCTGGTCCACTAACAGATAATATAAAGAATTGTTTTCTTCTACCAGAATGGCTTGCTGAGTGTTATGCCGCTGTTATATTTATTACAAGTAACAG ATTTGAAACGTCTAAGAAGTGTCTTTCATATCTTACTTTTGAGAACTTGGCATATTGTGCAGGTCAGCTAATGACTCATTGGTCAACTAGTGGTAAAG ATCCAAAAGGTGAACCGGTTGTCAGTATTGATTTGGACCTTCAATTTTTTCACGATCTTAAAGAATGTAAACCACTGATTGAGAAAAAAGAATATTTAGATAAGCATAAACT ACTTGTTATTCGCAATCTCTCTGAAATTCAAGCGAAAATCGTTTTAGCAAATTTAGAATCCAACTTCAAA CCTATATCCAAAGCAGTGATAAATTTAGCATGTGGTCTAAGCCACGCTCGGGAAATGCGAAATTTTTTCTTAGACATTATTGAAAag TTAATTGAACCAATGCGAGCATTGAATTGGCCATCGAAAGAAGTTAAAATGTTTTTCGATGCTTATCATAATACCGTTAAGGCTCTACCTCCTGGAAG TACATTACCATTATTTGGTAAATTAAAATGGTTCAGTATTGAAAATTTAACAAATGTCAATAAACTCCATAAATTAATGAGTATACATTCTAATGAATGTCTTAATACAACAATTCAAATGTTTAATAGTTGTTGGAATTATATAAGAcaaaaatttattgaatatttaatcccaataggaaataacaatgATCGAGTTATTATTGAAAAGTTTGAACGAATTCAAAGAAATGGAACAATAAGAACCATAAATAATGTAACATATATGAACTTTTTAAATGCACTATGTTTAACTGCATGTTATAGTCGATATCAAAAGAATTTAGAACCGATTATAAATAATCATATTGTCTGTCCATTCCCATGTGTTATACAGAATGACTGTCCATTTAATGTATGTAAAAATTATGGTATATTTACACATGAATATGAATGTCCTTGTGATAATTCAAGTAAATGGAATAGAGATAGTAATGAATGTTTACCAGATAGTATATACAAGATAAGGCAAACGAGAAATTAT CCTGATATGCTGACGAAAGAAAAGATTCTAAGGCAAAGAAACCCGAGAAACTGTGAGCCCAATAGTAAATGTAGTAAAAATGGAACATTATTCTGTACAATGGATTCAAATTACGAG tATACAATATGTGTGTGCAAACTTGATTATCACGGTAATTATTGCCAAGACAAAATAAATGCTTGTCTATTTCGTATTGAACATCACTTACAACCAAATGGTGGAACATTAATTGCTGGTAATACAGCATGTAATGTTAATAGTTCAGGCAATAAATGTATCGCATTAATAAGTGCTGAAGGCGACGCATCATATCAATGTCAATGTAATGAAACGCACTGGATACCAAATATTGAATTACCTTATCCTAATTGCTTGCAAAAACTGACAAAGTGCGATTCTGTTGTATGTGTACATGGATTTTGTGTTTCAAATAACCATATTGATCAG GCTAAATGTGTATGCAATCCTGGTTACAGTGGACTTGCTTGTGAAGAATGGGTTGGTGTATGGTCGAAGTGGTCAGAATGGGATCAGTGTCGACCAGCTTGTGGAAATATGCGTTATAGTTTACGTCAGAGAGATTGTCTATCAATGAAATTGGGAAATAAATCAAAACTATGTTTAGGTTCACCCATTGATTATATTAAATGTTCGGAACATTTATGTACAT ataAAGGTATATCTTATCCCAATTTATACTCTTCAATACAACAGAATGTTAGTGCTATTAATTTCACATTTAATGTTATAGTTTGTGTTACAGTTGTTGTAATTTGGAGCTTATTGTTTTTGGCATCCATAAAATCATTTTATGGTTTACTAAAAAAGTTATATCCGCAAAGAAgacaaattaaaatgaaaacgTCGAGACGTGTAACATTGGGACAAaatgaaagtgaaatgtctatGAATCGACGTGAAAGCGTTAACAATAATATAAGAGAAGGCATTGACGAAACTAATAATGTTAATGGATGA